A region of Neovison vison isolate M4711 chromosome 7, ASM_NN_V1, whole genome shotgun sequence DNA encodes the following proteins:
- the PLEKHF1 gene encoding pleckstrin homology domain-containing family F member 1, giving the protein MVDSLANTEINSQRIAAVESCFGASGQPLALPGRVLLGEGVLTKECRKKAKPRIFFLFNDILVYGSVVLPKRKYRSQHVIPLEEVTLEPLPETPRAKNRWMIKTARKSFVVSAASATERQEWISHIEECVRRQLRATGRPPSTEHAAPWIPDKATDICMRCTQTRFSALTRRHHCRKCGFVVCAECSRERFLLPRLSPKPLRVCSLCYRELAACKRREEEEEEEPGVGSPGQPSYLSGAGTGASSGDEEDSDEDKEGSGDGDWPSRVEFYASGVSWSAFHS; this is encoded by the coding sequence ATGGTGGATTCCCTGGCCAACACGGAGATCAACAGCCAGCGCATCGCGGCGGTGGAGAGCTGCTTCGGGGCGTCGGGGCAGCCGCTGGCCCTGCCGGGCCGGGTGCTGCTGGGCGAGGGCGTGCTCACCAAGGAGTGCCGCAAGAAGGCCAAGCCGCGCATCTTCTTCCTGTTCAACGACATCCTGGTGTATGGCAGCGTGGTGCTCCCCAAGCGCAAGTACCGCAGCCAGCACGTCATCCCGCTGGAGGAGGTGACCCTCGAGCCGCTGCCCGAGACACCGCGGGCCAAGAACCGTTGGATGATCAAGACGGCCAGGAAGTCCTTCGTGGTATCGGCCGCCTCCGCCACGGAACGCCAGGAGTGGATCAGCCACATCGAGGAGTGCGTGCGGCGGCAGCTGCGAGCCACGGGCCGCCCGCCCAGCACGGAGCACGCGGCGCCCTGGATCCCCGACAAGGCCACGGACATCTGCATGCGCTGCACGCAGACGCGCTTCTCCGCCCTCACGCGGCGCCACCACTGCCGCAAGTGCGGCTTCGTGGTGTGTGCCGAGTGCTCGCGGGAGCGCTTCCTCCTGCCGCGCCTGTCGCCCAAGCCCCTGCGCGTCTGCAGCCTGTGCTACCGCGAGCTGGCCGCCTGCAagcggagggaggaggaggaggaggaggagccgggCGTGGGGTCCCCCGGGCAGCCATCCTACCTCTCCGGGGCCGGCACCGGGGCGTCCAGCGGGGACGAGGAGGACTCTGACGAGGACAAGGAGGGCAGTGGGGACGGCGACTGGCCCAGCCGCGTGGAGTTTTACGCCTCGGGCGTCTCCTGGTCAGCCTTCCACAGCTGA